The sequence below is a genomic window from Planctomycetota bacterium.
GACGGACGTGGGTGGTGCCGCCCGCGGCGGGGGGTTGGGTGGGGGCCGGCTGCTGCGTGCTGGGGGCCGGCGCCTGGTTGCCCTCGAGCGTGGCGCGGCGGCGGGCGGCGAGTTCCTCAAGCTTCTGACGCGCGGAGACCTGTTCGATCTCGCGGGCGCGCTGCGGCGGCGTCTCGACGCGACCGGTGCGGAGTTGTTCTTCCTCTTGCCGCCGGCGGAGGGCGAGCGCGTCGCGCTTGCGCTTCTGCTCGGCGAGCGCCTGGAAGATGACTTTGAGAATGGGCCCCACGATCACGACGATCGCGATGAGCATCTGCGGGTGGTTCGCGAAGAACCGGAAGATGGCTTGGAGCGTGCCCATGCGGCGGATCAGTGTATTCCGGGGCGGTGCGGGGCGAGATCGTCGTGCGGGATGTACGCGACGTGGTCGGCGTCGCCCCGGGCGTCGAAGCGCACGCCGAAGAGATCGGCGAGCGCGCCGGGGGACATGACGTCGCGCGCCGGACCGTGGGCGGCGACGGTTCCGGCGGGGGAGAGCAGGAGGGCGTGGGAGGCGAAGCGCCGGGCGAGGGAGAGGTCGTGCAGGACGCAGACGACGGTGCCGCCGCGGTCGGCGAGGGCGCGGAGCAGAGCGAGAGTGCGGAGTGCGTGCGCGGGATCCATGGCGCTGACGGGCTCGTCGGCGAGGAGCAGGCGACCGGCGGGGTCGGCGTCGGGGTGGGCGCAGCCGATCTGGGCGAGGGCACGGGCGAGGGAGACTCGTTGGCGCTGGCCCGCGGAGAGGACGGCGAAGAGGTCGTGCGCGCGGGGCAGCAGATCGACGCGCTGGAGGGCGAGGTCGGCGGGCGAGGGCGCGAGGGCGGGGCGGGCGTCGCCCCGGGCGTAGAGCCCGAAGCCGACGATCTCGCGCGCGGTGAAGGCGAAGGCGACGTCTGCGGACTGCGCGATGTAGGCGAGGCGGGAGGCGACGCGCGGGCGTGCGGAACCGGGGAGTGTGCTGATGTTCTCGGCGCGGTCGGGGGCGACGTGGAGGAGGACGCGCCCGGAATCGGGCGTGAGCAGGCCGGCGAGGGCGCGGAGGAGGGTGGACTTGCCCGCGCCGTTGGGCCCGAGGATCGCGGTCATGGTGGCGGGGGCGAAAGAGGCGGACACGCCCCGGAGCACGGGGAGTCCGGGCTCGAACGCCACATGGAGGTCGTGGGCGGCGAGCGTCACGGGGGGAGGGTAGGGGCGGGGCGTCGCGGCGCGCCGCAGGGGGGAGATCGGGCGTGGGCGGGGCGGCGTCGACTATGCTGTGCCCGCATGAGCACGATCACGACGGTGGCGATGACGGGTGCGACGGGGTTCGTGGGCGGGTACGTGGTGCGCGAACTGCTGGCGCGGGGGTACGGCGTGCGGGCGCTGGTGCGCGATCGCGCGGCGGCGCGGTCGTCGCTGCCGGGATCGGTGACGCTGGTCGAGGGCGACATCCTCGACGAACGCCGCGTGGACGAACTGCTGGGCGGCGCGCAGGCGTGTGTGAACCTGGCGGGGATCATCCGCGAGGTGCGCACGGGGGGGCGGGCCCAGACGTTCGAGCGGGTGCACACGCGTGCGGCGCGCCTGCTCGTGGAGCGGTGCACGGCGCTGGGCGTGCGGCGGTTCGTGCAGATGTCCGCGCTCGGGGTGCGGGACGTGGGGGTGAGCGAGTATCAGCGGACGAAGTGGGAGGCTGAGCAGGCGGTGCGGCTGAGCGAGCTGGACTGGACGATCTTCCGCCCGTCGCTGATCCACGGGCCCGAGGGTGAGTTCGTGCGCCTGGCGAAGGGGCTGTGCAGCGGGCACGAGGCGCCGTGGGTGTTCATCCCGTACTTCGCGCGGGAGGTGGAGGACGTGCGCGTGCCGCTGGGGCCGGTGACGCTCGTGGCGCCCAGGGTGCAGCCGGTGTGGGTGCAGGACGTCGCGGGCGCGATGGTCCGATCGCTGGGGACGCCCGCGGCGGTGGGGGAGATCTACAACCTGGCGGGCGGCGAGGTGCTGACGTGGCCCGAGATGCTGCGCGAGGTGCGGGACCACGTGCACGGGGCGAACCGCGACCTCGAGCCGATGGGCGTGCCGTCGGTGGCGGCGGCGTGGGGCGCGAAGGCGGCCGGGGCGGTGGGGCTGGGCGGGCTGCTGCCGTTCGACGAGGGGATGGCGCGCATGGGCGCCGAAGACTCGACGGCGAGCGTGGTGAAGGCGACGGAAGACCTGGAGTTCAGGGCGAGCGGGTTCCGCGCAACGTTCCGGGCGTACGCGGGCGCGGTGTAACGCGCGGCGGACGGTCTCAGTTCGAGCGGATGGGCGTGGCGCGCCCGAAGATGCTGGTGGGGCGGTGGGCGGCCGGCGGGTTGGGCGCGGGCGCTACAGGGCGCGCGGGCTCGGGCGCGATGGCCTGGGCGGGCGGCGCGGGCGAGGTGCGCTGGGCGCGGAGCTGGTCGATCGAGCGATCGAGCTTCCCGAGGATTGACTTCACCTGATTGAACGTCTTTTCGGACGGTCCCATGGCCGGCCCTCCTTGGCGACACCGGCATCGGACAATCCTGCGCTCGACTTGGGGTTCGAGAGACCATTGGTACCGACTCGGCGGGTCGTTCGGTCTGCGCGGGCGTCACGCGGACCCGGGCGATAGGCTGTGCCCATGGCGCGGGTGGAACTGGATCAGATCCGGGTGGGGTACGCGCGAGCGGGCGAGGTCGTGCGCGGCGTGAGCCTCGCCGTAGATGCGTCGGGCAGCGTGGCGCTGATCGGGGCCTCTGGCGGGGGGAAGACGACGCTGCTGCGGGTGGTCGCGGGGCTGCTGCGGGCGACGTCGGGGCGGGTGCTGATCGACGGGCGGGAGGTGACGGACGTGCCGCCCCACGCGCGCGGGGTGGGGCTGGTGTCGCAGGGGGCGGGGTTATACCCGCACCTGACGGTGCGCGAGAGCATCGAAATGGCGCGCCGCGGCGCGAGCGGAATGGGGACCAAGGACGCCGCCGCGGCGCTGGGGATCGAGCACGTGCTGGAGCGGCGGGCATGGGAGGTGTCGGGGGGCGAGCGTCGGCGGGCGGCGTTGGCGCGGGAGTTGGTGCGGGGCGCCCGGGTGCTGCTGCTCGACGAGCCGACCACCGCGCTGGACGCGCTGGCGCGGGCCGACGCGCACGAGGCGATCCTGCGGGTGCGGGAGCGGCTCGGGTGCACGCTGGTGCTGGTGACGCACGACGCGGACGAGGCGGTGCGGCTGTGCGGGCACGGCGTGGTGCTCGAGGGGGGCGTGGTGGCGGGCGCGGGCACGCTGGCGGCGCTGCGGGCGACGCCCCCGACGACGCTGGCCCGGGCGTTCTTCGCGCGAGCGCGTGCGGAGGACGCCGCATGAACACGCTGGCGCGGGTGGTGGGCGCCGTGGCGCTGGGCGCGGTAGTGCTGGGCGCGGCGGCGGCGGCGGGGCAGCCGGCAGGGCCGCCGGGTCGGGGCGCCGACGCGGGGCCGGTGGTGCGGATCATCGCGAGCGATGCGTTGGACACGATCGCGCAGGCCGCGGCGTTGGAGGCGTTGCTGGAGGAGGCCAAGGGCGCAAAGGCCGGGCTGGTCGTGCTGGAGTTATCCGGCGATGGGGCGCGCCTGGACGTGGTGAACCGGATGGCGGGGGCGCTGCGTCGGGCGGAGGTCGCGCTGGCGGGGTATCTGACGGGGGGCGAGAACGATCGCGTGGGCGCCGGGCAGTTGGCGCTCGGGCTGATGACGGCACGGATGGTGGCGCACCCGCGCGTGATGGTAACGGGCGCGGCGCGGGGCGCGTCGGACGAGTTATCGCCCGACGACACGGCGTGGGCGGCGGTGGCGGCGGAACTGCGCGGGCGGCTGGAGTGGGGGCTGGGGGCGCGTGAGCACGGGCCCGATCTCGCCATCGCGTTGACCGGCACCTGCGACGGGCTGCGCCTGGTGCGCGAGGGCGGGCGCGCGACGCTGCGCGTGCTGCCCGAGGGGGGCGCGAACGCGGAGCCGGTGGTGCGGGCCGGGCGTGACGGGTGCGAGTTCATGCTGACGCGGGCGGCGCTTTCGGAGGTGGGGCTGGTCGCGGCGGAGGCGCCCGCGTGGCGCGAGGCGGCGCGACGGCTGGACGTGGGCGGGCGGATGGTGCTGGAGCGACGGCTGCCGCCGGGCGCGAGGGCGGCACGCGGCGAGGCGCTGGGGCACCTGGCGCGCGCGGACGAGGCGCTGGCGCGGGCCCAGGGGGCGCTGTCGCTGGCGGACCCGTCGACCCACAGCGTGGCGGCGAAGAAGTACCACGAGGCGGGGCGCGAGGCGAGAGAGTCGCTGGCACATGCGGAGCGCGCGCTCGACGAGTTCGACGCGCTGGTCGAGCGCGTGCCCGAGGTGCTGCGGACGGCGCGCGAGGACGGGGACCGGCGCGTGCGGGCTTCGCAGTACGAGAGCGGATGGCGGAAGGCGGCGCGCGACGCACGCGCGCGCGCGAAGACGCTGCGTGCGAAGGCGGCGGACTACCTGCGGCAGTAGGATGGAGACGGGAGGCCTTGCATGGGACGCGAGACACGGGCGCGGGATCAGGACGACGGGGAAAAGAAAGGGCGGCGAGCGATGACGGCGCCCGCGCGGGGCCCGAAGGGCGCGGGAGCGCTCAGCGCGGGGCAGGGCTACGCGATGGAGCAGTTGCTCCGGACGCGGGAGCTGTTCTGGCACAACGTGGTGCAGGAGATCTTGACCGGGTTGTCGGTGCTGCACGCGAAGCGGACGAGCGGCGACAGCGCGGGCGCCGACGTGTTCGACGGGCGGATCGCGGTGATCACGGCGCACGGGGCGCGCGTGCCCATCGGGGCGGTGTACCCGCTGTTCGCGTGCGCGGTGTCGACGAGCGAGCAGGAGCGCGCGTTAAGCACGGCCGTGGAGTGCACGGTCTTCCAGATCGAAACGCCCGAGGGGCACGCGTTCACGCTGCCCTTGCACGAGATCCGCGCGGTGCACGCGCTGAGCGCGGAACTGATGGAGCGGATCAAGGGCGCGTCGTCGGACAGCGCGAGCCCGGAGGAAGCGCGGGAGGAGATGCCGTTCGGGTTCGCGGCGTTCACGAGCCTGGCGCGGTCGCGCCGGGAGGGGGCGGGCGTGCCCGGGCCGCTGATCGTCGGGCCGGGGCTTGCGGAATAGCGCAGCGCGGGGGTGCGTGACGCGAACCGCGGGGCGGGGGTGTCCGTATCATCCGACCCGGGCGGACGGGCGAATCAATCGCAGGGCCGGAGGTGTGCATGCGGACGCTCGTCGCCATTCCCGTCTACAACGAGTCGCGGCACGTGCAGAGCGTGCTGGAGCGCGTGCTGGTGTACTCCCGGGACGTGCTGGTGGTGGACGACGGCTCGACGGACGACACGCCGCGACTGCTGGCGGAATACCCGGTGGAGCTCATCCGGCATGTGCGCAACCGCGGGTACGGGTCGTCGCTGCGGGACGCGTTCCGGTTCGCGGCGGCGGAGAAGTTCGACTGGCTGATCACCATGGACTGCGACGACCAGCACGAGCCGGCGTCGATCCCGGCGTTCATCGCGGCGGCGCGCGAGGACCGGTTCGACGTGGTGAGCGGGTCGCGCTACCTGCGCGCCGACAACGGCGACGCGGCGCCGCCCGATCGGCGGGAGATCAACCAGGCCATCACGCGGGAGTTGAACTGCCGTCTGTCGCGTTCGCTGGGCACGATGCTGACGGACGCGTTCTGCGGGTTCAAGGCGTACCGGGTGTCGGCGCTGCGCCGCATGAAGCCGACGGTGCGGGGGTACGCGTTCCCGATGCAGTTCTGGGCGCAGGCGGCGGCGCTGCGCCTGCGGGTGCGCGAGTTGCCGGTGCGCCGGATCTACAACGATCCGAGCCGCACGTTCGGGGGCGTGCTGGACGACGCCGCCAAGCGCCTGGCGCATTACCGTGGGGTGCTGCACCGGGAGTTGCGGCGTCGGGCGGACCGCCTGCCGGTGGCGGCGTTGGCGGGGCTGGACGTGGACGGGACCGAGTGCTCGTGTCAGTGAGGGGAAGGCGAGCGTGAGCGAGGCGCCGACGATGCGGCCGTCGCCGGCTGCGTGGATGGACGCGGCGCGCGCGTGGTGGGCGCGGGGCGACGCGGGAATGCGCGACGCGACGCGGGGGGCGCTGGGCCTGCCGACGGACAGGCCAGTGGTGATGAGCGGGCACCAGTGCGAGTTCTGGCACCCGGGAATTCTCGCCAAGTTCTTCGCCGCGCAGGCGTGCGCGCGCGCTCTGGGCGGGTGCGCGGCGTGGGCGGAGGTCGATCAGGACAGCGGCGCGGCGTGGGACGTCGCGTACCCGACGCGGGGGTTGGAGCGGCGGGTGTGGCGGGTGGGCGAGCCCGAGGGCGGGCCGCCGGCGGAGGGCACGCCCGCGGGGTGCGTGGGCGCGCTGCGGGTGACGCAGGCCGCGGCGCCGGGCGAGGGCGTGCCGGAGTTCGTCGCGAACGGGCTGCGGGCGATTCGCGCGGCGTGCGCGGCGCACACGGGCGAGGCGTCGCTGGCGCGCCAGGTGCAGCGGGCGCGGGGCGACCTGCTGCGCGGGGCGGGCCTGGTCGCCCCGGGAGATCCTGCGCCCACGCCGGTGTGGGCGCTGACGCTGATCGAGACGCCCGTGATGCGCGAGGCGGTGGAGGCGATGCGGCGTGAGCCCGGTGCGTGCGTGGCGGCGCACAACGCGGCGGCGGCGGCGCACCCGGGCGCGCGCGTCCGCGCGCTGCACGCGCGCGGCGCGCGGGTGGAACTGCCCCTGTGGTGGGTGCGGCCCGGCGCGGCGCGCCGGCGGGTGTACGCGGATGAACTCGCGGGCGGCGGCGTGGGGCCCGGCGGCGCGGGCCGGGACGGCGCGACCCTGGCGCCGCGGGCGCTGCTGCTGACCGGAGTCTTGCGCCGGGCGGCGTGCGACCTGTTCGTGCACGGGCTGGGGGGCGAGAAGTACGACCTGGTGACCGAGGCGTGGCTGCGCAACTGGCTGGGGTGGGAGTTGGCGCCGACGGCCGTGGCAACGGCGACGCGCCGGCTGGCGCTAGGCGACCGCACGCTGCCGGAGCCGTCGGAGATCCAGCGGGCGCGGGCCGCGGCGCACCGCGCGGCGCACGACCCGGCGATGGTGGGCGAGGCAGAGGCGGGCGCACGAAAGCGCGCGCTGGTGGCGGCGATCCGCGGCGCGGGCACGCGCGCCGAGCGGGCCGGGCTGTTCCGCGCCATGCACGACCTGCTGGCGGAGGTCCGGGCGCGCCGGGGGGGCGAGGTTGAGTCGCTCGCCGCGCGGGCGCGCGAACTGGCGGGGCTGGCGTCGCGCGCGGCGGTGGCGCACGATCGGACGTGGGCGTTCCCGCTGTACCCGGCAGCGGTGTTGCGCGAGCTGCGGGACGCGGTGCGGGCGGGCTTTGGAGCGAACGCGTGACCAGCGTGCGAGCGCAGCGCGTGGCGAACGGCGCGGGGCGAGGCGCGGATGTGCGCTCGCTGTCGCGCCGGCGCGTGCTGGCGGGGCTGCTGGGCGCGGGCCTGGGCGCGACGGGTTTGGGCGTGGCGGGGCTGACGGGTGGGTGCGAACGCCGGCGCGGGGCGGACGACGCGCCGGGCGCGAACGGGCCGGGCGCGAACGGGCCGCGTGCGGGCGACTCGGGCGGCTCGGGCGCGGCGCGGATCGTCTCGCTCAGCCCCGCGGTGTCGGTGATCCTGCGCGACCTGGGGCTGGGCGAGCAGGTCGTGGGGCGGCACGCGTACGAGATGGTGCTGCGCGCGGGGCTGCCCGTGTGCGGTGATCAGACGGGGATCGATCTCGAGGCCCTCCGCGCGGTTCGCCCGACGCACGTCATCACGCAGTGGGGCGCGCGAGAGTTGCCCGCAGCGCTGCGCGACATGGCGGCGTCGGGCGCGTGCGCGCTGCACGACGCGGCGCTGCTGACGCTGGACGACGTGGCGCGCGAGATCCACGCGATCGACGCCTTTGTGCGCGGGGCGTCGGGCTCGGCGCAGGGGCGGGCGCTGGCGGCGTCGTTTGACGCGGCGCTGGAGCCCGAGCCCGGGGTGGCACAGGCCGGGCGGGTGCTGCTCCTGGGCGCGGTCGAGCCGCCGGGCGCGCTGGGGCCGGGGAGTTGCCATCACGACCTGCTCGTGCGGCTGGGGGGCGCGCCGGCGCTCGCGGCGGGCGGGGCGTGGCAGGTACTGACGCTGGAAGACGTGCGGGCCTTGGCGCCGGGCGCGATCATCGCGTTCGTGCCGGGCGCGGGCACGCGGAGCACAGCGAGCGATGGCGCGCCGAACACCGGCGCAGCGATCACAGGCGCGGCGGCTCGCGAGCGGCTGGGTTCGCTCGCGCGCGTGGCCGCGGGTGCGTTCGAGCGCGGGCGGGTGGCGGTGATCGATGATCCGCTGGGGCTGCTGCCCGCGACGAGCCTGGCCGGGGTGGCGGGGGCGGTGCGCGGGCTGCTGCGGGCATGGCGCGCGTGATCGGGCGCGGGGCGCACGCCGCTACGATCGCGGCTCTATGAGCACGCACGATGCGCACGGCGAGGGTGGCGGGGCGACGCGGGATCCGGCGGCGGTGCTGGGCGAGCGGTTTCGCGAGGCGATCGCGCGCCTGTACCCGCAGGCCGGCACGACGGACCCGGTGATCACGCCCTGCAAGTCGGCGGACCTGGGCGACTTTCAGGCGAACGGCGCGATGGCGCTGGCGAAGCGCGTGGGGATGAAGCCGCGAGACGTGGCGCTGGCGCTCGTGCGCGAGGTGCGGCTGGACGACGTGGCGGAAGGGCTGACGGAAGGGTCGGTCGCTGGCCCGGGGTTCATCAACATCCGGCTGAAGGCCGCGGCCCTGGCGGGGAGCCTCGCGGCGCTGGACGCGCCCGGGCTGGGCGTCGAGGCGGCGGCCCCGGCGCGGACGATCGTCGTCGACCTGATGGGCGTGAACCTGGCGAAGCAGATGCACGTCGGGCATCTGCGCAGCCCGATCATCGGCGACTGCCTCGCGCGCGTGTTCGAGCGTCTGGGCCATCGCGTGATCCGCCAGAACCATGTGGGCGACTGGGGCCTGCCCATCGCGATGGTGACCGCGCGCCTCATGACGCTGGCGGCGGCGGGGCGGGTGGACCTGTCGCGCGTCACGCTGGACGAACTCGACGACGCCTACAAGGCGGCCCAGTTGGAGTGCCAGCGCGACAGCGCGGGGCTGGCGTGCGTGCGTCGGTACGGGCTGGGGCCCAAGGCGGAGGCGGAGCTGGAAGAGCAGGTGGCCGGGGCGACCGAGGCGTTCATGCACGCGCGCCAGACGCTGGTGCGCTTGCAGGCGAAAGAGCCCGCAACGTACGCGGTGTGGCGGCGGATCTACGACGTGACGATGGCGACGTGCCTGGAGGTGTGCCGCCTGCTGGATGTGCGGGTGACGGAGGCGGACAGCGCCGGGGAGAGCAGCTACGCGGACGAGTTGGGGCCGCTGATCGAGGACCTGACGGCGCGGGGCGTGGCGGTGGCCGACCAGGGGGCGCTGATCGTGCGTCTGGACGAGCCGGCGACCGACGAGGCGGGCACGCCCCTGTGGGAGCCGATCCGGGAGCCCTGCCTGGTGCGCAAAACCGACGGCGGGTACCTGTACGCGACGACGGACATCGCGGCGGTGCGGCGGCGCGTGCAGCGGTTCGGCGCGCACGAGCTGTTCTACGCGATCGACGCACGCCAGAACCTGCACCTGCGCCAGGTGTTCGCGAGCGCGATCAAGGCGGGCTACGCCATCCACCCGCAGACCGGGAGGCCCGCGCGGATGGCGCACGCGGCGTTCGGGTCGGTGCTGGGCGAGGACGGGCGCCCGTTCAAGACGCGTTCGGGCGAGAGCGTGAAGCTCGCGGACCTGCTGCGCGAGACGTTCGCGCGCGCTGGGGGAGTGCTGGCGGCGCGGAACGCGGAGTTAGCGGGCGAGGAGGCGGCGGGCGTGGCGCGGGCGGTGGGCATCGCGGCGCTCAAGTATGCGGACCTCTCGACGGACCGCGTGAAGGACTACGTGTTCAGTTTCGACCGGATGCTGGCGTTCGAGGGGAACACCGGCCCGTACTTGTTGTACGCGCTGGTGCGGGTGCGGAGCATCTTCCGCAAGGCGGCGGAGCGCGGCGTGGGCGAGTCGTGGCGCGGGGCGCCGTTCGTGGTGTCGCACGCGGGCGAGAAGCAGTTGGCGCTGACGCTGCTGCGCTACCCCGGGGTGCTGCGGAGCGTGGCCGAGAGCCTCGAGCCGCACCGCTTGTGCGCGTACGTCTACGAGCTGGCGGGGGCGTTCAGCGTGTTCTTTGACCAGTGCCCGGTGCTGGCGGCGGGGGACGACGCGACGCGCGATGCGCGCCTGCGCCTGTGCGACCTGACGGGGCGGGTGCTGGCCGACGGGCTGGGCGTGCTGGGCATCCCGGCGATCGAGCGGATGTAGGACACCACCGGATGCGGGACACCACACGGAGTGTGGTGGTACCCGGCGGAGTGTGGTGGTACCCAGATCACGGGTCGCGGCGGTGCTGCTTCTTGCCCTTGTCGCGGCTCTTGCTGCGCTGGCTGCGCTTCTGCGAGCCGGTCTTGAACGAATCCCACTTGCCCGGGCCGAAGCCCCCGCCGATGCCGCCCCCGATGCCGCCCCCGATGCCGCCGGCGGGCTTGTCGGGGATGGGCTTCCTGGCCTTGCCCCCCGCGCGCGTGGCGGCGTCCTCGATGACGAGGTCCATCTGGCGCTTGGCGAGGTCGACGTTGGCGATGCGGACCGTGACGAGATCGCCGAAGTTGAAGCTGCGGCCGGAGCGCTGATCGGTGAGGGCGCCGCTGCGCGGGTCGATGCGCCAAATGGGGGTGAGGTTCTCGCGGGTGACGTCGCCCGGGAGGTCTTCGCTCTTGATGAAGCCGTCGGCGAGGTACTTGTCGAGCTGCACGAATATGCCGCGGGGCGTGACGTTGGTGACGACGCCCTTGTACGCGTCGCCGACGTGCTTGCTGAGGAGTTGGAGGACGAGGAAGCTGCGCAGTTCGCGCTCGGCGCTCTCGGCGTTCACCTCGCGCCGGACGGCCTGGTGCCCGATCTCGACGAGTTCCTCTTCGGGCGGGCAGTTCTTGGCGCTGCGCAGGTCGCGCCCGAGTTCTTTCTGCTCGCGCTCGCCCCGCGGGCGCTTCTTGCCGTTGTCGGTGCGGGCGAGGTACTCGGCGAGCGCGCGGTGCACCGTGAGGTCGGCGTAGCGACGGATCGGGCTCGTGAAGTGCGCGTAGGCGTCGCTCGCCAGGGCGAAGTGCCCGATGAGCGCGGGGCTGTACTCGGCCTTGGAGAGGGTGCGCAGGACGGCGAGGTGCACGGCCCGTGCGGCGGGCGTGCCGTGGGTCGCCTTGAGCAGCCCCTGGAGTTCCTCGCGCGTCGGGTTCTTCGGCACGCGGAAGCCCGCGACCATCGCGACCTTGCGCATGCCCTCGACGTCGCCCGGGACCGGGTCGGGGTGGATGCGGCGCAGCAGCGGCACGCCGAGGTTCTCGAAGAGACGCGCGAGCACCTCGTTGGCCTCGACCATGAACATCTCGATGAGCTTGTGCGTGAAGGCGTCGTCCTCGCGCTCGGCGTCCACGACGTGCCCGTTCTCGTCGTAGATCAGCACGACCTCGGGCAGGTCGAGGACGATCATGCCCTTACGGTCGCGCCGGGCCTGGATGGCCTTGGCGCAGCGGTTCATCTCGCGCAGCGTGTCGATGAGCTGGTCGGTGTACTCGGGCTTGGTCTTGGCGTGCTTGCGGGCCTCGTCGGGGTCGCCGTCGATGAGGGCCTGCGCCTCGAGGTACGTCAGGCGCTTGGAACTGCGGATGAGCGTCTGGGCGACACCCTCGCCCCGCACCTCGCCCCGCGAGTCGTACGTCATGAACGCGCTCTTGCAATAGCGGTACACGCCCTCCTGCAGCGAGCAGATGCCGTTGCTGAGCACCTCGGGCAGCATGGGGATGACGTGGCGGGGGAGGTAGCAGGAGTTGCAGCGGTCGGAGGCCTCGACGTCGAGCGGGCTGCCCCGGGGGATGAAGTGCGCGACGTCGGCGATGTGCACGCCGACCTCCCAGCCGCCGCCCTCGAACTGGTCGGTGCGCCGGATGGAGATGGCGTCGTCGTAGTCCTTGGCGTCGGGCGGGTCGATGGTGATGATGAAGT
It includes:
- a CDS encoding ABC transporter ATP-binding protein, which gives rise to MTLAAHDLHVAFEPGLPVLRGVSASFAPATMTAILGPNGAGKSTLLRALAGLLTPDSGRVLLHVAPDRAENISTLPGSARPRVASRLAYIAQSADVAFAFTAREIVGFGLYARGDARPALAPSPADLALQRVDLLPRAHDLFAVLSAGQRQRVSLARALAQIGCAHPDADPAGRLLLADEPVSAMDPAHALRTLALLRALADRGGTVVCVLHDLSLARRFASHALLLSPAGTVAAHGPARDVMSPGALADLFGVRFDARGDADHVAYIPHDDLAPHRPGIH
- a CDS encoding NAD(P)H-binding protein; translation: MSTITTVAMTGATGFVGGYVVRELLARGYGVRALVRDRAAARSSLPGSVTLVEGDILDERRVDELLGGAQACVNLAGIIREVRTGGRAQTFERVHTRAARLLVERCTALGVRRFVQMSALGVRDVGVSEYQRTKWEAEQAVRLSELDWTIFRPSLIHGPEGEFVRLAKGLCSGHEAPWVFIPYFAREVEDVRVPLGPVTLVAPRVQPVWVQDVAGAMVRSLGTPAAVGEIYNLAGGEVLTWPEMLREVRDHVHGANRDLEPMGVPSVAAAWGAKAAGAVGLGGLLPFDEGMARMGAEDSTASVVKATEDLEFRASGFRATFRAYAGAV
- a CDS encoding glycosyltransferase family 2 protein, with amino-acid sequence MRTLVAIPVYNESRHVQSVLERVLVYSRDVLVVDDGSTDDTPRLLAEYPVELIRHVRNRGYGSSLRDAFRFAAAEKFDWLITMDCDDQHEPASIPAFIAAAREDRFDVVSGSRYLRADNGDAAPPDRREINQAITRELNCRLSRSLGTMLTDAFCGFKAYRVSALRRMKPTVRGYAFPMQFWAQAAALRLRVRELPVRRIYNDPSRTFGGVLDDAAKRLAHYRGVLHRELRRRADRLPVAALAGLDVDGTECSCQ
- a CDS encoding ABC transporter ATP-binding protein codes for the protein MARVELDQIRVGYARAGEVVRGVSLAVDASGSVALIGASGGGKTTLLRVVAGLLRATSGRVLIDGREVTDVPPHARGVGLVSQGAGLYPHLTVRESIEMARRGASGMGTKDAAAALGIEHVLERRAWEVSGGERRRAALARELVRGARVLLLDEPTTALDALARADAHEAILRVRERLGCTLVLVTHDADEAVRLCGHGVVLEGGVVAGAGTLAALRATPPTTLARAFFARARAEDAA
- a CDS encoding VacB/RNase II family 3'-5' exoribonuclease, whose amino-acid sequence is MQDRYQRRVLDHLKHESYTPRRMPDLAADLSVPREETDEFVAAVRALETAGKLEFGDSGHVMLPSLAGKGGQVTGKFRKTMRGFGFITPADAVRERSVFIPADSVGDALTGDTVRASIAPDRRSPGGDGYSGTIIEVVERHKSSYTGTVQKRGQQWVVMPDGRQVTSPIVVPDAASKNVKEGDKVVVELTLWPEADMLGEGVITRVLGEAGRPDVETQAVIAAYDLPGEFPEECVQQAREAAQTYEREIAAYVADKTLPDRLDLTDDFIITIDPPDAKDYDDAISIRRTDQFEGGGWEVGVHIADVAHFIPRGSPLDVEASDRCNSCYLPRHVIPMLPEVLSNGICSLQEGVYRYCKSAFMTYDSRGEVRGEGVAQTLIRSSKRLTYLEAQALIDGDPDEARKHAKTKPEYTDQLIDTLREMNRCAKAIQARRDRKGMIVLDLPEVVLIYDENGHVVDAEREDDAFTHKLIEMFMVEANEVLARLFENLGVPLLRRIHPDPVPGDVEGMRKVAMVAGFRVPKNPTREELQGLLKATHGTPAARAVHLAVLRTLSKAEYSPALIGHFALASDAYAHFTSPIRRYADLTVHRALAEYLARTDNGKKRPRGEREQKELGRDLRSAKNCPPEEELVEIGHQAVRREVNAESAERELRSFLVLQLLSKHVGDAYKGVVTNVTPRGIFVQLDKYLADGFIKSEDLPGDVTRENLTPIWRIDPRSGALTDQRSGRSFNFGDLVTVRIANVDLAKRQMDLVIEDAATRAGGKARKPIPDKPAGGIGGGIGGGIGGGFGPGKWDSFKTGSQKRSQRSKSRDKGKKQHRRDP
- the argS gene encoding arginine--tRNA ligase, with protein sequence MSTHDAHGEGGGATRDPAAVLGERFREAIARLYPQAGTTDPVITPCKSADLGDFQANGAMALAKRVGMKPRDVALALVREVRLDDVAEGLTEGSVAGPGFINIRLKAAALAGSLAALDAPGLGVEAAAPARTIVVDLMGVNLAKQMHVGHLRSPIIGDCLARVFERLGHRVIRQNHVGDWGLPIAMVTARLMTLAAAGRVDLSRVTLDELDDAYKAAQLECQRDSAGLACVRRYGLGPKAEAELEEQVAGATEAFMHARQTLVRLQAKEPATYAVWRRIYDVTMATCLEVCRLLDVRVTEADSAGESSYADELGPLIEDLTARGVAVADQGALIVRLDEPATDEAGTPLWEPIREPCLVRKTDGGYLYATTDIAAVRRRVQRFGAHELFYAIDARQNLHLRQVFASAIKAGYAIHPQTGRPARMAHAAFGSVLGEDGRPFKTRSGESVKLADLLRETFARAGGVLAARNAELAGEEAAGVARAVGIAALKYADLSTDRVKDYVFSFDRMLAFEGNTGPYLLYALVRVRSIFRKAAERGVGESWRGAPFVVSHAGEKQLALTLLRYPGVLRSVAESLEPHRLCAYVYELAGAFSVFFDQCPVLAAGDDATRDARLRLCDLTGRVLADGLGVLGIPAIERM